One part of the Raphanus sativus cultivar WK10039 chromosome 7, ASM80110v3, whole genome shotgun sequence genome encodes these proteins:
- the LOC108815214 gene encoding LOW QUALITY PROTEIN: ATP synthase subunit beta-2, mitochondrial (The sequence of the model RefSeq protein was modified relative to this genomic sequence to represent the inferred CDS: inserted 2 bases in 2 codons) has product AHHKSLTNFGHKSPTNFRKFSSDRTNRYVSIRFSVLTLAFPINTEHTHGVSESLSSLLRSSSARSTTKFASRNHRLPSPSPARCASPFGDLLGRVSEYXTSSPAAPSSSPPAKDEAAKKKTYDYGGKGAIGKVCQVIGAIVDVRFEDQEGLPPIMTSLEVQDHPTRLVLEVSHHLGQNVVRTIAMDGTEGLVRGRRVLNTGAPITVPVGRATLGRIMNVLGEPIDERGEIKTEHYLPIHRDAPALVDLATGQEILATGIKVVDLLAPYQRGGKIGLFGGAGVGKTVLIMELINNVAKAHGGFSVFAGVGERTREGNDLYREMIESGVIKLGEKQSESKCALVYGQMNEPPXARARVGLTGLTVAEYFRDAEGQDVLLFIDNIFRFTQANSEVSALLGRIPSAVGYQPTLASDLGALQERITTTKKGSITSVQAIYVPADDLTDPAPATTFAHLDATTVLSRQISELGIYPAVDPLDSTSRMLSPHILGEEHYNTARGVQKVLQNYKNLQDIIAILGMDELSEDDKLTVARARKIQRFLSQPFHVAEIFTGAPGKYVDLKENINSFQGLLDGKYDDLPEQSFYMVGGIDEVVAKAEKISKEAAA; this is encoded by the exons GCCCATCACAAAAGCCTAACAAATTTTGGACACAAAAGCCCAACAAACTTTAGGAAATTTTCTTCAGACAGAACCAATCGATATGTTAGTATCAGGTTCTCTGTCCTTACCCTAGCATTTCCTATCAACACAGAACACACTCATGGCGTCTCGGAGAGTCTATCGTCACTTCTCCGTTCATCTTCCGCCAGATCTACTACCAAATTCGCTTCCCGAAACCACAGGCTCCCGTCTCCTTCACCCGCTCGATGCGCTTCTCCTTTTGGTGACCTCCTCGGACGCGTCTCCGAAT TCACATCATCACCCGCCGCTCCATCATCATCTCCTCCAGCTAAGGATGAGGCTGCGAAGAAGAAGACATACGATTACGGTGGTAAAGGCGCGATCGGGAAGGTCTGCCAAGTCATCGGTGCCATTGTCGATGTGAGATTCGAAGATCAGGAGGGATTGCCTCCGATCATGACTTCCCTCGAGGTCCAGGATCACCCGACAAGGCTGGTGCTTGAGGTGTCGCATCACTTGGGTCAGAATGTTGTCAGGACCATTGCTATGGATGGTACTGAGGGTCTTGTCCGTGGGAGACGCGTTCTCAACACTGGAGCTCCGATCACT GTTCCCGTTGGAAGAGCAACACTCGGACGTATCATGAATGTTCTTGGAGAACCCATTGACGAGAGAGGCGAAATCA AGACCGAACACTACCTACCTATTCACAGAGATGCTCCGGCTTTAGTTGATCTTGCCACTGGCCAAGAGATCCTCGCCACTGGTATTAAG GTTGTTGATTTGCTTGCTCCGTACCAAAGAGGAGGAAAGATTGGGCTCTTTGGCGGTGCTGGTGTCGGCAAAACTGTGCTGATTATGGAACTTATTAACAATGTCGCCAAAGCTCATG GTGGTTTCTCCGTGTTTGCTGGTGTGGGAGAAAGAACCCGTGAAGGCAATGACTTGTACAGAGAAATGATTGAGAGTGGTGTCATCAAGCTAGGCGAGAAGCAG TCTGAGAGCAAATGTGCCCTTGTGTATGGACAAATGAACGAGCCCC GTGCTCGTGCTCGTGTTGGACTTACTGGTTTGACCGTTGCCGAGTATTTCCGTGACGCTGAAGGCCAGGATGTGTTGCTTTTCATTGACAACATTTTCCGTTTCACTCAG GCTAACTCTGAAGTGTCTGCTTTGCTTGGTCGTATCCCATCTGCTGTGGGTTACCAACCTACTCTCGCTTCCGATCTTGGTGCTCTTCAAGAGCGAATCACAACCACCAAGAAAGGCTCCATCACCTCAGTACAAGCCATCTATGTCCCTGCTGATGATTTGACAGATCCTGCTCCTGCCACCACTTTTGCTCACTTGGATGCCACAACCGTGCTTTCCAGACAG ATTTCTGAGCTAGGTATCTATCCTGCTGTGGATCCTCTGGACTCAACATCCCGTATGCTCTCCCCTCACATTCTGGGTGAGGAGCACTACAACACGGCTCGTGGTGTGCAGAAAGTGCTACAGAACTACAAGAACTTGCAAGATATCATTGCCATTTTGGGAATGGATGAGCTAAGTGAAGATGACAAGCTGACTGTTGCTCGTGCACGTAAGATCCAGAGATTCTTGAGTCAGCCGTTCCATGTTGCTGAAATCTTCACTGGCGCCCCTGGCAAATACGTTGACCTTAAGGAAAACATCAACAGTTtccag GGTTTACTCGATGGTAAGTACGATGATCTTCCTGAACAATCGTTTTACATGGTTGGTGGCATCGACGAGGTGGTTGCTAAAGCAGAGAAGATCTCCAAGGAGGCAGCAGCTTAA
- the LOC108817407 gene encoding uncharacterized protein LOC108817407 — translation MTLSSSCFRSVERERDLHENPFKSTFAFLFSIMIIHSVPMMLSSFSGSSLSWRRNGTHAPPPSFKALRFPFSLSLGIGYRTTTISPLSCSAETSSEPAPLLNAWSEFAQNVSGEWDGFGADFSREGQPLELPESVVPEAYREWEVKVFDWQTQCPTLAQPHSHTLLYKSIKLLPTVGCEADAATRYSIDHRTTTTSLSFSYSVSGSYVAVWPLGDNNHLEVEHCLINPNDKESRVRILQVVRLAEETKTLLVLQSVKVFRELWDGPFRHGDQLGGCAIRSSGFASTPTTSASLVVGSWRAALATASFHASDSGCIEQVTGEKVVEIVREEKDLLLLPQDLWCSLQESKDGERLLLSVGWLFEPGHAITSTCIFSSDSKLQEVTMGKETALKEL, via the exons ATGACCCTATCTTCCTCCTGCTTTAGGtctgtagagagagagagagacttgcACGAGAATCCATTTAAGTCCACTTTTGCCTTTCTTTTCTCAATAATGATTATACACTCTGTTCCAATGATGCTATCGTCCTTCTCCGGAAGCTCCCTCTCATGGCGGAGGAACGGTACACACGCACCTCCGCCTTCCTTCAAAGCTCTCCGCTTCCCCTTCTCTCTCAGTTTAGGGATTGGTTACAGAACCACAACAATCTCTCCTCTTTCTTGCTCAGCTGAAACCTCCTCTGAGCCTGCCCCTCTTCTCAATG CTTGGTCGGAGTTCGCTCAAAACGTGTCTGGAGAATGGGACGGTTTCGGAGCAGATTTCTCGCGCGAAGGGCAACCGCTGGAACTACCTGAGTCAGTGGTTCCAGAAGCATATAGAGAATGGGAAGTGAAGGTGTTCGATTGGCAGACGCAGTGTCCCACTCTCGCCCAACCCCACTCACACACTCTTCTTTACAAGTCCATCAAACTCCTCCCCACCGTTGGATGCGAAGCTGATGCCGCCACCCGTTACAGCATCGACCACAggaccaccaccacctccttatCCTTTTCTTATTCCGTCTCTGGCTCCTACGTCGCTGTGTGGCCTCTGGGAGACAACAACCATCTCGAGGTGGAGCACTGCCTGATCAACCCAAACGACAAGGAGTCCCGTGTCAGGATTCTCCAGGTTGTCCGCTTAGCAGAAGAGACCAAAACGTTGTTGGTGTTGCAGAGTGTCAAAGTCTTCCGTGAGCTTTGGGATGGTCCCTTCAGGCATGGCGATCAGCTCGGAGGTTGTGCCATACGCAGCTCCGGGTTTGCTTCTACGCCTACCACGTCAGCTTCACTGGTAGTCGGCTCTTGGAGAGCTGCACTTGCTACCGCTAGTTTTCACGCCTCTGATTCC GGTTGCATTGAACAAGTTACTGGTGAAAAGGTGGTTGAGATTGTGAGAGAAGAAAAGGATCTTTTACTGCTTCCGCAGGACCTGTGGTGCTCACTCCAAGAAAGCAAAGATGGCGAGAGATTACTACTGTCTGTAGGATGGTTGTTTGAGCCAGGCCATGCTATCACATCTACCTGTATCTTCTCCAGCGATTCTAAGCTACAG GAGGTAACAATGGGAAAAGAGACTGCCCTCAAAGAATTATAA
- the LOC108817406 gene encoding protein PSK SIMULATOR 3 — MGSFCSKSLGINFGSEYSGSSVADDGSPRQVSLFGPGTRQCMVKDAKEQSQLKDVFSFRGKEVVVEDHLYDGIPRLPPPQKPRSARSTQTAVSKVTEASVLIGKAGLGKAKDVLDTLGSSMTDLSSGGGFASGVATKGEELGILAFEVANTIVKSSNLIESLSEENITHLRGTVLYSQGVQNLVSNDFDELLSLVAADKRQELQVFLVEVVRFGNRSKDFQWHNLQRYFDRISKELTPQRQLNEDAVLVVQQLMVLVQYTAELYQELQVLDRLQKDYEQKRREEENSASTSKGEGLAILKTELKSQKKVVKSLKKKSLWSRGFEEVMEKLVDIVHFLLLEIHNIFGGADDKPLKKGGADSDKKMGPAGLALHYANVIVQIDTLVSRSSSITSNARDSLYQSLPPDIKLALRSKFKSFKVDKELSVTQIKDEMERTLHWLVPIAANTTKAHHGFGWVGEWGSSGTDFTSKPSGGDTLRIETLYHASKEKTENYILGQIIWLQHLVTKAKRDAPRLSSIKSTNQQLISSEPLGVPLVTAEEQKMLQDVIKRKRTPCVSKSHDFDSEYYYSRVRKCDPLSKSSDYIGGVRRSKSAAAAVKRFSSGFSLVGFVMDKEKALDVIDRVDVPRDHKALLKEGSLSF; from the exons ATGGGGAGTTTTTGCTCAAAGAGCCTCGGAATCAATTTCGGGAGTGAGTATTCAGGTTCGAGTGTAGCTGATGATGGTTCACCTAGGCAAGTGAGTTTGTTTGGTCCTGGTACGAGGCAGTGTATGGTTAAAGACGCCAAGGAACAAAGCCAGTTGAAAGATGTCTTCTCTTTCCGCGGAAAGGAAGTTGTAGTAGAAGATCATTTATACGATGGGATTCCGAGGTTACCTCCACCGCAGAAACCTCGGTCTGCAAGATCTACTCAAACCGCTGTTTCAAAG GTTACAGAGGCGAGTGTGCTTATAGGCAAAGCGGGTTTAGGTAAAGCCAAAGATGTTTTGGATACTCTTGGGAGTAGCATGACTGATCTTAGCAGCGGTGGTGGATTTGCTTCTGGAGTTGCTACCAAAGGCGAAGAACTTGGGATCTTAGCCTTTGAAGTAGCCAACACGATCGTCAAAAGCTCAAATCTCATTGAATCCCTTTCTGAGGAGAACATCACGCATCTGAGAGGAACTGTCCTTTATTCCCAGGGTGTTCAGAATCTTGTCTCGAATGATTTTGATGAACTCCTCAGTCTTGTTGCTGCTGATAAGAG GCAGGAGCTGCAAGTATTCTTGGTAGAAGTGGTTCGGTTTGGAAACCGATCTAAAGACTTTCAGTGGCATAATTTACAGCGCTACTTCGACAG GATCAGCAAAGAACTAACCCCTCAAAGACAGTTGAATGAAGACGCTGTATTAGTTGTTCAACAACTGATGGTTCTAGTGCAGTATACAGCT GAACTATATCAAGAACTCCAAGTATTGGATAGGTTGCAGAAAGACTATGAGCAAAAGCGCCGAGAAGAAGAGAACTCAGCAAGTACCAGTAAAG GCGAGGGTCTTGCAATCTTAAAAACTGAACTTAAATCTCAGAAGAAGGTAGTGAAAAGCTTAAAGAAAAAGTCCTTGTGGTCCAGAGGTTTTGAGGAG GTGATGGAGAAACTGGTAGACATTGTACATTTCTTGTTGCTAGAGATTCATAATATCTTCGGTGGTGCCG ATGATAAACCATTGAAGAAAGGAGGTGCAGATTCTGATAAAAAAATGGGGCCTGCTGGTCTTGCTTTACATTATGCAAATGTGATTGTGCAGATTGACACACTT GTTTCCCGTTCAAGCTCTATAACTTCAAATGCAAGAGATTCTCTGTATCAAAGCTTGCCACCTGATATAAAACTGGCTCTTCGTTCCAAGTTTAAATCATTCAAAGTCGATAAGGAG CTTTCGGTCACACAAATTAAGGACGAGATGGAGAGGACATTGCATTGGCTTGTCCCTATTGCAGCCAACACAACCAA AGCTCATCATGGTTTCGGTTGGGTTGGAGAGTGGGGAAGTTCAGG gACTGACTTCACTAGTAAGCCTAGTGGTGGAGATACACTAAGGATCGAGACACTCTATCACGCTAGCAAAGAAAAGACAGAGAACTACATTCTTGGACAGATCATTTGGTTACAACATTTGGTTACAAAAGCAAAGAGAGACGCTCCTAGACTCTCTTCTATCAAGTCTACGAACCAGCAGTTGATATCTTCTGAACCACTCGGTGTCCCATTAGTAACAGCTGAGGAGCAAAAGATGTTACAAGATGTTATCAAAAGGAAGAGGACTCCATGTGTTAGCAAGAGTCATGATTTCGATTCCGAGTACTACTACTCGCGGGTGAGAAAGTGTGACCCTCTAAGCAAAAGCAGTGACTATATTGGTGGAGTGAGAAGAAGCAAATCAGCTGCTGCTGCGGTGAAGAGGTTTTCATCTGGTTTTTCACTTGTTGGTTTTGTGATGGACAAGGAAAAAGCGTTAGATGTGATTGATAGAGTCGATGTGCCTAGAGATCATAAAGCATTGCTGAAAGAAGGTAGCTTGAGCTTCTAG
- the LOC108814290 gene encoding flavonol synthase/flavanone 3-hydroxylase, whose protein sequence is MEFERVQDISSSSLRTEAIPLEFIRSEKEQPAITTFRGPTPAIPVVDLSDPDEETVARAVVKASEEWGIFQVVNHGIPAELIKRLQEVGRTFFELPSSEKESVAKPVDAKDIEGYGTKLQKEVEGKKAWVDHLFHRIWPPSCVNYSFWPNNPPEYREVNEEYALHVKKLSETLLGILSEGLGLRREALREGLGGDLAEYMMKINYYPPCPRPDLALGVPAHTDLSGITLLVPNEVPGLQVFKDDHWFDAEYIPSAVIVHIGDQILRLSNGRYKNVLHRTTVDKDRTRMSWPVFLEPHREMVVGPLPELISDGNPPKYKPFAFKDYSYRKLNKLPLD, encoded by the exons ATGGAGTTCGAGAGAGTCCAGGACATTTCATCATCTTCCCTCCGCACCGAAGCCATCCCTTTGGAGTTCATCAGATCGGAGAAAGAACAGCCGGCGATCACAACTTTCCGAGGTCCGACGCCGGCCATCCCCGTCGTCGATCTGAGCGATCCCGACGAAGAGACCGTGGCGCGCGCGGTGGTGAAGGCGAGCGAAGAGTGGGGGATTTTCCAGGTGGTTAACCACGGGATCCCCGCGGAGCTGATAAAACGGTTGCAGGAAGTGGGAAGAACGTTCTTCGAGCTTCCTTCGTCGGAGAAAGAGTCCGTCGCGAAGCCTGTTGATGCGAAGGACATCGAAGGGTACGGGACGAAGCTGCAGAAAGAAGTAGAAGGTAAGAAAGCTTGGGTTGATCATCTCTTCCATAGGATCTGGCCACCGTCGTGCGTTAACTACAGTTTCTGGCCAAACAACCCACCAGAGTATAG GGAGGTGAACGAAGAGTACGCATTGCATGTGAAGAAGCTGTCGGAGACATTGTTAGGTATTCTCTCGGAAGGGTTGGGGTTAAGGCGTGAGGCGTTGAGAGAAGGTCTCGGGGGAGATCTGGCGGAGTATATGATGAAGATTAACTACTATCCCCCGTGTCCTCGGCCGGATTTAGCATTAGGAGTACCGGCGCACACCGATCTCAGTGGGATCACTCTGCTTGTGCCTAACGAAGTTCCTGGACTTCAAGTCTTCAAAGACGATCACTGGTTCGACGCCGAGTATATTCCTTCCGCCGTCATTGTTCACATCGGCGATCAGATTCTG AGGCTGAGTAATGGGAGGTATAAGAACGTGTTGCATAGGACGACGGTGGATAAGGACAGGACAAGGATGTCGTGGCCAGTTTTCTTGGAGCCTCACCGTGAAATGGTCGTCGGGCCATTACCGGAGCTTATCAGCGATGGTAATCCTCCAAAGTACAAGCCTTTTGCTTTCAAGGACTACAGTTACCGCAAGCTCAATAAGCTTCCTCTGGATTaa